The Neobacillus sp. PS3-34 genome has a window encoding:
- a CDS encoding ThiF family adenylyltransferase — protein MKELERYSRQILFKPIGEDGQKKLLKSRAAIVGMGALGTVIANHLVRAGVGFVRIIDRDLVELSNLQRQSLYTEQDANSHLPKVIAADRRLREINSSIEINAVIADLNLDNAEDLLRDVNIIIDGTDNFATRYLINDVAVKYSIPWIYGGAVSSRGMFAVIIPGKTPCYRCLFPEAPAGRGETCDTIGVISPITDIIGSFEAVEALKILVGAEPNPNLEQLDIWDYSYLQMDISQGRNAGCQCCVKRDFEFLDRSSSQQTSFTSLCGRNTVQISPRKGLELDFEKTAERLKSNGRVEYNSFLLRFFPDDQITIVFFKTGRALIHGTNDIATAKSYYARYIGS, from the coding sequence ATGAAGGAACTGGAACGTTATTCGCGCCAGATACTTTTTAAGCCGATAGGAGAAGATGGACAGAAAAAATTACTGAAAAGCCGTGCGGCAATTGTTGGTATGGGAGCCCTTGGAACCGTTATTGCGAACCACTTGGTCCGTGCCGGTGTTGGTTTTGTACGAATCATTGACCGCGATCTTGTTGAACTTTCTAATTTACAGCGCCAGTCACTTTATACTGAACAGGATGCAAATAGCCATCTGCCAAAAGTGATAGCAGCGGACAGAAGGCTGCGGGAAATCAATTCTTCCATTGAAATAAATGCTGTCATAGCGGATTTAAACCTGGATAACGCCGAGGACTTACTGCGCGATGTGAATATCATCATCGATGGAACAGATAATTTTGCCACCCGTTATTTAATCAATGATGTGGCCGTGAAATACTCCATTCCGTGGATTTACGGGGGAGCAGTCAGTTCGAGAGGGATGTTTGCGGTTATCATTCCGGGTAAAACACCCTGCTATCGCTGCCTTTTTCCAGAGGCGCCCGCTGGGCGCGGGGAAACATGTGATACGATAGGGGTTATATCGCCGATTACAGATATTATCGGCTCGTTTGAAGCTGTTGAAGCCTTAAAAATATTAGTTGGCGCAGAACCAAATCCCAACTTGGAGCAGCTGGATATTTGGGATTATTCCTATTTGCAGATGGATATTTCACAGGGAAGAAATGCTGGCTGCCAATGCTGTGTAAAACGGGACTTTGAGTTTCTGGACAGGTCTTCGAGCCAGCAGACATCGTTTACATCATTATGCGGCCGGAATACGGTCCAAATCAGCCCGAGAAAAGGACTTGAGCTCGATTTTGAAAAGACGGCAGAACGCCTGAAGTCTAATGGAAGAGTGGAGTACAATTCCTTCCTGCTGCGCTTTTTTCCAGATGACCAAATTACCATAGTATTTTTTAAAACGGGACGGGCGCTTATCCATGGAACAAACGATATTGCTACTGCAAAATCGTATTATGCAAGATATATAGGAAGTTAA
- a CDS encoding polysaccharide deacetylase family protein → MASFNHNVFRKTILIFFLIVIFLAGMLVVNHFNARATEKGLPDKQSDQESNLSPIKPSIGFTDDINQERKLMAEYRRMVFKWSFDEAEAAKKAEEAKKAEEKAKKAAEEAKKTAAQHEKKTETPAEPVKKQETKPAAEPAKKENQTAHKPPAPASSKNPKRTVYLTFDDGPEKFSGDIISLLDHYGAKATFFMLEGNMKKYPNAVKLMVSDGQSVGLHGVSHDKKKFYASAQSVVGEMDEDRITLNKIAGIDTNLIRTPYGSYPGMTPEYKQAVLEKGYRMWDWNIDSMDWYYKDQRYVDSVIAQLAKKSNEKGPIVIILHERKETLLYLPKLLDYLSSQNYEMKPLNSAMKPVQFKGK, encoded by the coding sequence ATGGCAAGTTTTAATCATAACGTGTTTAGAAAGACGATTCTCATCTTTTTTCTCATAGTTATTTTTCTGGCGGGAATGCTTGTAGTAAATCATTTTAATGCAAGGGCGACTGAAAAGGGATTGCCAGACAAACAGTCTGACCAAGAAAGTAATTTGAGCCCCATAAAACCATCAATTGGGTTTACGGATGATATAAATCAGGAAAGAAAACTGATGGCTGAGTACCGAAGAATGGTATTTAAATGGAGCTTTGATGAAGCTGAAGCAGCGAAAAAAGCAGAGGAAGCAAAAAAAGCTGAAGAAAAAGCAAAAAAGGCGGCAGAAGAAGCAAAAAAAACAGCTGCACAGCATGAGAAAAAAACAGAAACGCCTGCCGAACCAGTGAAAAAGCAAGAAACGAAACCAGCTGCGGAGCCGGCAAAAAAAGAAAATCAAACAGCACACAAACCACCTGCACCTGCTAGCAGTAAGAATCCTAAAAGAACGGTTTATTTAACATTTGATGATGGTCCTGAAAAGTTTTCAGGCGATATTATATCGTTGTTGGATCACTATGGCGCCAAAGCAACCTTTTTTATGCTTGAGGGTAATATGAAAAAGTATCCCAATGCGGTAAAACTGATGGTAAGCGATGGCCAAAGTGTAGGGCTGCATGGTGTGAGCCATGATAAAAAGAAGTTTTATGCCTCTGCTCAATCCGTGGTAGGCGAAATGGATGAGGACCGAATTACGCTGAACAAAATTGCCGGGATTGATACGAATTTAATAAGGACTCCCTATGGCAGCTATCCTGGAATGACTCCTGAGTATAAACAGGCAGTCCTCGAAAAAGGGTATAGAATGTGGGATTGGAATATCGATAGCATGGATTGGTATTACAAAGATCAGAGATATGTGGATAGTGTCATAGCCCAGCTTGCCAAAAAATCAAATGAAAAGGGCCCAATAGTCATCATATTGCATGAGCGGAAGGAAACGCTACTATACCTTCCAAAACTATTAGACTACTTATCCAGTCAAAACTATGAAATGAAACCATTGAACAGCGCCATGAAACCAGTTCAATTTAAGGGAAAATAA
- the nadE gene encoding ammonia-dependent NAD(+) synthetase, with protein sequence MNIQQKIMKDLNVNPDINPKEEVRKRIDFLKSYLTSSKAKGFVLGISGGQDSTLAGRLTQLAVEELRNEGREALFIAVRLPYGVQQDEDDAKRAMDFIKADREYIFNIKEAVDDVQTEFDRMSEQLPLSDFQKGNVKARMRMIAQYAVGGMEGLLIIGTDHAAEAVTGFFTKYGDGGADVLPLSGLSKRQGRALLKELGAEERLYLKVPTADLLDKKPGQADETELGISYDELDDFLEGKTVSEEVASKIEQRYLVTEHKRNLPATMFDDWWK encoded by the coding sequence ATGAATATACAGCAGAAGATCATGAAGGATTTAAACGTAAATCCTGATATCAATCCTAAAGAAGAGGTTAGAAAGCGGATTGATTTTTTAAAAAGTTATCTGACGTCTTCGAAAGCGAAAGGATTTGTTCTCGGCATTAGCGGCGGACAAGATTCTACGCTTGCGGGCAGGCTTACACAGCTTGCAGTTGAAGAACTGAGGAATGAAGGCAGGGAAGCACTGTTTATTGCCGTCCGTCTTCCTTATGGTGTCCAGCAGGACGAGGATGATGCCAAGCGGGCCATGGACTTTATTAAAGCGGATCGGGAATATATTTTTAATATTAAGGAAGCTGTTGATGATGTTCAAACGGAGTTCGACCGGATGTCCGAACAGCTGCCATTGAGTGATTTCCAAAAAGGGAATGTGAAAGCAAGGATGAGAATGATTGCCCAATATGCGGTCGGCGGAATGGAAGGACTGCTTATTATCGGTACAGACCATGCTGCTGAAGCTGTTACAGGCTTTTTTACGAAATATGGAGACGGAGGAGCCGACGTACTTCCTTTGAGCGGATTGTCAAAGCGACAGGGCAGAGCATTGTTAAAGGAGCTAGGTGCAGAAGAGCGCCTGTATCTAAAAGTGCCAACGGCTGATTTACTTGATAAAAAGCCTGGCCAGGCTGACGAAACAGAACTGGGTATTTCCTATGATGAATTGGATGATTTTCTTGAAGGAAAAACAGTTTCAGAAGAAGTAGCTTCTAAAATCGAGCAGCGCTATCTGGTTACTGAACATAAGCGGAATTTGCCTGCAACCATGTTTGACGACTGGTGGAAATAA